The Chryseobacterium sp. JV274 sequence TTTTTTGAAAAAAATCCTAATTAAAACATAATTTTTCAGAAAAGAAGCAGGATAGGAACAGGAGTTCAGATGAACCTCCACAGAAATCAGAAGATTGATAAAATAATCTTAATTTTGCAGTGTGAAATTATGAATGCAGGCGCTGAAAAATATTCCCAACTGATAAAGTCCAAGGCAAAAAGTTTTGGATTCCAGAGTTGTGGCATTTCTAAAGCTGATTTTTTGGAAGAAGATGCTCCCCATCTTGAAAAATGGCTGAAGAACAATTATAACGGCGAAATGAAGTACATGGAAAATCATTTCGACAAAAGACTTGATCCCCGGCTTTTGGTAGAGGGTTCCAAATCTGTTATTTCACTTTCATACAATTACTTTCCCGAGGAAAAAATTTCAATATTAGAAAATTACAAGATCTCAAAATATGCTTATGCAGAAGATTATCATGAAGTAATCAAAGAAATCCTTCGTGAGATGGTTGCAGAGCTGCAGGAGGAAATAGGAGAGTTCGGATTTCGGGTTTTTGTAGATTCTGCACCCATTATGGAAAGAAGCTGGGCCCGAAAATCTGGAATCGGCTGGGTAGGAAAAAATGCAAACCTCATTACCAAACAGAACGGATCTTTTTACTTTCTGGCTGAAATTATCTGCGATTTGGAACTGATTGCCGATCATGCCACTACAGACCATTGCGGAAGCTGCAGAAAATGTATTGATGCCTGTCCCACGGATGCTATTGTTTCGGAGAAAATTATTGACGGAAGCCGTTGTATTTCTTATGCAACCATAGAACTCAAAAATGAAATTCCGGATTATTTTAAAGATAAAATGGAAGACTGGATGTTTGGCTGTGACATCTGCCAGGATGTTTGCCCATGGAACCGTTTTTCAGCCCCCAACAAACAAAGCCGTTTCAAACCCAATGAAGCCCTGAAAAACTTTAAAAAAGGAGAATGGAAAGAAATTACCCAGGAAATTTTCTCTGAAATCTTCAGGAAATCCCCCGTGAAAAGAACTAAATTTGCAGGCTTGAAGCGAAATATTGAGTTTTTACAGAAGTCTTCTGATTGATTTTTCCCTGAACTTTCGGTGACAATCCCTCCTTCGGAATTTTTTATAGTTCCAAACCAGAGCTGATAATCGACCATTCCTTAAATTTTTGGCTTTAAGGAGGTAAAGATTTGTATCAATAAGTTAATTGAAAACCGTTTCCTATAAAGAAAAAATGACTTTCAGGAGATCAGAATCTCACCGAAAATCAACGTTTTTTTTGTATTCTTTTAGGAGCAGTTTTTACTCTTACTTTAAACCTTTTTTGGGATTTGATAGTTTTACGCATATTTGTGAATATTTCGTAACTAAATATAGCTAATTTTTCGATTAAAACAAATACTTTTACTAAAAATTAAAGATTAAATTTTATTAAAACATGACTGTGAAAACTATATTAATGTATCTCCTGAAAGTGGTAGGAATTATTTTAGGAATTGTGGTGATTTATGTAATCCTGGGGTTACTGATTCCCTATATTCCGGTTTCGGCTAAAAATGATGGACAGAAAAAAGAAATTCCGATTTATATTTATACCAACGGAGTACATACTGATATAGTAATGCCTGTAAAAAATGATCTGCAGGACTGGAGCATGAAAATTCCTTTCGCCAATACAAAATCAAAAAAAACAGATTATCAGTATATCGGAATAGGCTGGGGAGACAAAGGATTCTATCTTGATACGCCTACATGGGCAGACCTGAAGTTTTCAACAGCTGTAAAAGCAGCATTCTGGCTTAGTGATTCCGCTATGCACTGTACTTATTATAATACAATGAAAGAAGGAGACGACTGTAAAATGATTATGATCAGCAGAAACCAGTATGAGAATCTGGTAAAATTTGTAGAAGATAAATTTGACAGAGATCAGAACGGTAATTTCATGTTAATTCCTACAAATGCAGTGTATAGTGATAATGATGCCTTTTATGATGCCAAAGGAACCTACAGCTTTCTTTACACCTGCAATACATGGTCAAATAATGCTTTAAAGGCTGCAGGACAGAAAGCAGCACTTTGGACTCCATCAGATTTCGGAATTTTTCAGCACTATAAATAATTCATGAAGGGAATTTATCTGTTTTTCATCGCATTTTGGTTGTGTTCATGTTCTCAGGAGAAAAAAAGCAGTACCATACATACTGCTGAAATACCTGCTACTATTGAAAAGAAGCCTGCAGCAGACTTATCCGGGATAAAAATGAAAGCCGAAGAAGCGTTGAAGTTCTGTAATTCAAAGAACCTTAATAATGATTTCTGTATTCTTATTGATATGAGTCTCCATTCCGGAGTGAACCGGTTTTTTGTCTGGGATTTTAAAAATAATAAGATCTCCAAAAAATACCTGGTAGGCCATGGTTGTGGTTCCAATTCATGGAGTAAAGACGATTCTAAAGCAAATCCGGGATTCAGTAATGAAGATGGAAGCCACCTTTCCTCTTTAGGAAAATATAAGCTTGAAGGAAGAGGGTACAGCGACTGGGGAATTAATATCAAATACCTGATGCACGGACTTGAGGAAACAAACGGCAATGCTTTAAAAAGATTTATTGTCTTTCATTCCTGGGACATGATGAGTGATGATGAAGTCTTTCCCAAAGGATCTCCCGAAGGATGGGGTTGTCCTACTGTTTCCAACAATGCTATGAAGGAAATTGATCCGATGATTCAGTACTCGAAGAAACCCGTTCTGATGTGGATATATAATTAAATCTTTGTTATACATTTGTTTCATAACAATCATGTAAATTGATTCCGTCTTATGAAACATACGCTTTTCCGCGAACAACAGCTCAATTGTGATATAGAAACCGCCTGGAAATTCTTTTCTTCAGCCAATAACCTTTCAGAAATTACCCCGAAAGATATGGGCTTTATTGTATTGACGGAAATGGATGACGATGAAATCTATGAAGGAATGCTCATCGACTATTATGTTTCTCCATTGTTTGGTATTAAAATGAAATGGCAGACAGAAATCACCCACGTCGATTTTCAAAAAAGCTTTATTGATTTCCAGAAAAAAGGCCCATACAAACTATGGAACCACCATCATGAATTTATTCCCAATGAAGAAGGCGTACTGATGAGAGATGCCATAGATTATGAACTTCCTATGGGATTTCTAGGCGAAATTGCTCACCGTCTTTTCGTTAAAAAGAAACTGGAACATATTTTTGATTACCGTTTCAGAGTGCTCAGTAAATTGTTCTAGCTATCAATAGAAATGGGCTTAGCCTGTTAAAAATAAAAGCAAAATCAATTGGCTTTAGCCAAGATCTTTAATGATTTTATGTAAATTCCTACGGAGTAACAGAGGCTATGAATAAATATAACGTTCTGTTTGTCATTCCGCAAGAATCTAAATTCCAATAATTGGAATCTATTCATCCATTGTTTAAGTTTTTTTAACAGTTCAATGATCGGATTTCCCAGTAGAAATCACTATTTTTGCACCATATCGTTTTTACTAAAAAACTAATGTGTTCTGGTTGACATGGCAGGTCTGAGGTCATTTATCTTATTTTATATCATGCTGGTTTTTACCCTTTTCAATTCGAATTGGGCAGAAAAATCATTGCAGAATATTCCTCATGTTCCCCATGTAACCAATATTTATCTTCTGGATGTGTACGAAGAGGCAGATATGAATACGCATGCATTGCCTGCAGCTGCCAAAATTGTAAAACATTCCGTCAAAAAAAGTGATCCCGCAATTGCGGATTTTTCAGGAATTTTAAAAGTTATTCCGAAAATCATCCTTCCGGAGATTGCTGTATCTACTATTTGTGGAGTTAAATCCTTTCTCCATCTCCTCCAGTTGTACTAGGTTTAAGTTATTGAATATCAAATTACTTTAACGAAAATTTTATAACTTAAACATTTAAAAATGTATTTTAAAACTGTGATAATTTGCTTTATGGCAACATTATTCGCTGTGTCATGCAGTAAAGACAAGGAGAAAAATAATAAAAAAGACAAAGAAGTTCCCGTACTGGAAATCAAAGAAAAAGATACACTGGTAAGCAACCAGTTTGTCACCGATATCCAGGCTAAAAAAAATGTTGAAATGCGGTCCAGAATCGGAGGTATTATACAGCATATTTATGTAAACGAGGGACAGTTTGTACATCAGGGGCAGGCTTTATTTAAAATCAATGATGCCGAGCTGCAGATGGAACTTCTGAAAGCTAATGCGACATTAAAGCAGACTGAAGCTGATGTTCGTATAGCAGAAGTAGAACTGAAGCAGATTCAGAGTCTTCATGCTAAAAAATTTGTAGCCAACAATGAGTTGGAAATGGTGAAAGCAAAACTGTCCTCTGCCAAAGCAAAACATGCTTTTGCCGATGCAGAAAAGAGAACGGTTCTTCAGAAAATAAGCTTTACAAGGATAACGGCACCTTTTGATGGGGTAATTGACGTGATTCCTCATAAAGACGGAAGTCTGGTAGAAAATGGGACGTTATTGACTACGCTGTCTCAATTGAATGAAGTATATGCGTATTTTTCCATTCCTGAAAATCTGTATTTTGAGCTTTTGGCCAACGATAAGATCGGAAGTCATCAAAAGATAGAGCTGACGCTGCCCAATGGAGTCAATTATCAGTTCAACGGCGCTTTAAAAACCGCTGAAGGGGAAATCGACAGAGCCACGGGTTCCATTCGTTATAAAGTACTTTTCCCGAATCCGGACCGTCTGATCAAACACGGGACTTCCGGGAAACTTATTATTTCTGAACAACAGAATAATGCTATTCTTATTCCACAAAAATCTACCTTCTCCATCCAGGATAAGACGTATGTTTTTGTTGTGGATAAACAGAATAAAGTGAAAATGACCAGTATTAAGATCGGAACTACCTTAAGAGACTCTTATATGGTAGAAAGCGGTCTTAAAAAAGGAGATTTAATCATTTATGAAGGGACTCAGTCTTTGAAAGATGGTGATATCATCAAAATCAAAAAGAAGTATTAACCTTTCATAATCTTTAAATCTATTGACTATGGTAGAAATGTTTATAAGACGAAAGGTTCTTTCGTTGGTTATTTCCATATTATTTGTACTGCTGGGAATTATGGCATTGCTGAAGATGCCGATCACCCAGTTTCCGGACATCGTACCGCCCTCAGTAACCGTTACGGCAAAATATACAGGAGCTAATGCGGAAGTATCTGCCAATGCTGTAGCTCTTCCACTGGAACGTGCTATCAATGGAGTGCCGGGAATGACATATATGTCTACGGTTACTTCCAATGACGGACTTACCCTTATTCAGGTGTTCTTTGAAGTGGGAATAGATCCTGATGTAGCAGCGGTAAACGTCCAGAACAGGGTGACAACCATTCTTGACGAACTTCCTGAAGAGGTAATCAGAGCCGGAGTTACCACTGAAAAAGAGGTAAACAGTATGCTGATGTACCTCAATATCACAAGTACAGATCCGAGCCAGGATGAACAGTTCATCTATAATTTTACGGATATTAATGTCCTTCAGGAATTGAAACGTATTGATGGAGTTGGCCGTGCCGAGATTATGGGGCAGAAAGAATATTCGATGAGAGTATGGCTGGATCCACAGAAAATGGCGGCTTACAATATTTCTGCGGATGAAGTGATCACTTCATTACAAAAACAGAATATTTCTGCAGCGCCCGGAAAAGTTGGAGAAACGTCAGGGAAGACTTCCAGTCAGCTTCAATATGTGATCAAATATAAAGGGAAGTTTTTTGAGCCTAAACAATATGAAGAAGTTCCCATCAGATCTGATGTTGACGGAACAATTTTAAAGCTTAAAGACATTGCTAAAGTTGAATTCGGAGCGATGAACTACGGAATGGTTTCCAAAACAGACGGAAGACCATCCGCATCCATCATGATGAAACAACGTCCCGGTTCCAATGCTTCCGAGGTTATTGAAAGTGTAAAAGCAAAAATGGAAGAATTAAAAGTCACATCTTTCCCACCCGGAATGGAGTACAATATGGCGTATGATGTTTCCAGATTCCTGGATGCTTCCATCAGTGCGGTACTGACAACTCTTATTGAAGCCTTTATTCTGGTAGGAATTGTGGTATTTATCTTCCTTCAGGACTGGCGTTCCACCTTGATTCCTGTGTTGGCTGTTCCGGTAGCATTGGTAGGAACTTTTGCCTTCATGAATATGCTTGATTTCTCTGTTAACCTTTTAACATTGTTTGCATTGGTTCTTGCCATCGGAATTGTGGTTGATAATGCCATTGTCGTCGTTGAAGCCGTCCATGTGAAAATGGAAGAAGGAATGAATGCAATGGATGCAACCATCAGTGCAACCAAAGAAATTGCAGGAGCGGTAGTGGCTATTACCATCGTAATGTCAGCAGTATTTATTCCTGTAGCATTTCTTGATGGTCCGGTAGGAGTATTCTATCGTCAGTTCTCACTGACATTGGCAATCAGTATTGTGATTTCCGGAGTGAATGCATTGACTCTTACGCCAGCGCTTTGTGCGATTATTTTAAAACCTCACAATCACGATAAGAAGAAAACAATCATTGACAGAGCTTTCCAGAGTTTCAATACAGGTTTTGAAAGGCTGACCAATGGATATGTAAGTATTCTATCAAAATTTGCGACGAGAACTACGGTTACTTTTGGACTGTTATTTTTATTCGTTGGATTGACTTTTGTGACCAGCAAATTCCTGCCAACCGGATTTATTCCAATGGAAGATCAGGGAATGGTGTATGTAAGTGTCACTACTCCGCAGGGAGCAACGGTAGAAAGAACTGAAAAAGTGCTGGATGAAGTGACTGTTATTGCCAAGAAAATTAATGGAGTAGAAAACGTGACCACTCTTGCAGGGTACAGTATTGTAACGGAAATCGCAGGTTCATCCTACGGAATGGCGATGATCAATCTTAAAGACTGGAAAGAAAGAAATATTTCAGTGAACAATCTGATCACGGAGCTTTCTGATAAAACTAAAAGCATTGCAGATGCCCAGATTGAGATCTTTGCCCCGCCCACAGTTCCGGGATTCGGTAATACCAGTGGTTTTGAACTGCGTTTGCTGGACAGAACCGGAGGAACCATTGAGAACACAGATAAAATCACCAAGGACTTTGTTAAAAAACTAAATGAAGCTCCGGAGCTGCAGAACAGTTTTACCAGTTTTGATGCCACTTTCCCGCAATATATGATCAATGTGGATTATGATATGGCAGCGAAGAAAGGAGTTTCAGTAGACAATGCGATGTCCACATTACAGACCATGCTGGGATCCTATTATGCCACGAATTTTATCCGTTTCAGTCAGATGTATAAAGTGATGGTACAGGCAAGTCCGGAGCATCGGGATACCCCTGAAAGTATTCTGAATTTATATTTAAAGAATGATAAAGGTGAAATGATTCCCTTCTCTACCTTCATCACCATTGAAAAAGTATACGGACCTGAAGTACTGACGAGATACAATATGTATATGTCTGCGATGATCAATGGAGAACCTGCGGACGGATACAGCTCCGGGGATGCTATTGCTGCTGTAGAACGTGTTGCCAAAGAGACACTGCCAAGAGGATTTGATGTTGAGTGGTCCGGAATGACAAGAGAAGAAATCTTATCAGGAAACCAGACTGTTTATATTTTCGCGATCTGCCTTTTATTCGTCTATCTTTTACTGGCGGCACAATATGAAAGCTTCCTTCTTCCTATGCCGGTATTATTAAGCCTTCCAACGGGAATCTTTGGTTCCTATATCGCATTGGTACTTATGGGATTGGATAATAATATTTATGCACAGGTAGCATTGGTGATGCTGATTGGACTTTTGGCTAAAAATGCTATCCTGATCGTAGAATTTGCGGTGGCAAGAAATAAACAGGGATACGATATCATTCCTGCAGCAATTGAAGGAGCCAGACAGCGTCTGAGACCTATTCTGATGACCTCTTTTGCATTCGTAGCAGGGCTTATTCCATTATGTATTGCATCAGGAGCAGGAGCAATAGGTAACCGTTCCATTGGTACAGCAGCAGCAGGAGGAATGCTGATAGGAACCATCTTCGGATTGGTAGTGATTCCGGGACTGTATATATTCTTTGCAAAACTTGAAAATAAGAAGAAAGATGAAAAGATTAAATCATAGAAATATAATATACGGAATTGCTTCACTAAGCCTGGTTTCATGTGCTGTTCCAAAAGTAACCGAATTGAAAAAAGCTCAGGAATTGCCAGAGGAAATTATCAAAGCTGATAACAATAAATCTCCGGATGAATTCCAGCAGATCAACTTAAAGGCTTATTTTACAGATCCGCAGCTGCTCGAACTTTTTGATAAAGTGGTTCAGGCCAATCCGGATTTCCAGATTGCGCAGCAAAGAGTGGAGATTGCCAACAGTTTCCTTCAAAGATCAAAAATGGATTTACTGCCTTCCCTTGAAGTAGGAGTAGAGGCTTCCGGCAACCGGTATGGAAAATATACCATGGAAGGAGTCGGGAACTATGATACCAATCTTTCTCCCAATATTACGGAAGATCAGAAGATCAATAGAAATTTTACGCCTAATTACGGGCTTGGAGCAAGGAGCAGCTGGGAAATTGATGCGTGGGGCAAACTGAAAAACAAAAAGATTGCTGCCCAGAAGAAATATCTGGCTTCCACAGAAGGGCTGAGACTGCTGCAGGTAGAACTTTTTACAGATATTGCCAATTTATATTATCAGCTGGTGGCTTTAGACAATCGTCTTGCTATTTACCAGAAGAATTACAACCTCCAGCAGAGAGCATTTGAAATTGTTCTGGCGCAGCGTGAAGTGGGAAAAGCTACAGAATTAGCTGTACAGCAGTTCAAAGCGCAGAATAACAACTGGCTGGCAGAGATTGAACACATAAGGGTAGAAATTGTTACTGTAGAACAGGCTATTACTACACTCACGGGAAGTTATGGCGGAGATGTAAAACGCGGAAAAATATTGATGCCTACCAATATGGAAGTCTTAAATAAAACAATTAATGTAGAAGGAGTTATTCATTCCCGACCGGATGTAGCCGCAAACTATTATGTTTTAGAGGCTTCTCAGGCTGATGCAAAAGCTGCAAGGGCTGCATTTTATCCTAAAATTGATCTTGGAGCCGGCTTCGGACTGAATTCTTTCTCTATAGAGACATTTTTTAAACCAAGTTCACTGGCAGGGCAATTGTTGGGTGGATTGATGGTGCCTGTTTTTAATAAAGGACAACTGAAATATGAATTCAAGGTAGCGAATAAGGAGCAGGAAATTGCTTTTTTAAACTATCAGAAAAGTATTACGACTGCTTTTAATGAGCTTCAGTCGATCCTGAAACAGACTAAGATCTATGAACGTGTTCTGAAACTGAAATCAGAGGAAGTAGGTTTTCTTGATCGTGGGGTGGAGGTTTCCAACGATCTCTATCTGACAGGATATGCCAATTATTTTGAACTGATCAACTCTCAGAAGAGCAAACTGACTGCTGAACTGGATTTATTACAGTTCCAGCACCAGAATACCAGAAATAACGTCCTGCTGTTTAAAGCGCTGGGTGGGAAACTGGATTAATTTTTACTTTTTTTTATGATGAAATAAGCTGTCCAAAAAGACAGCTTATTTTATATTTTTAAACTTTAACTATGTTCTGCGGGTTCCCGTAATGGTAATTAAAATAATTCAAGGATATTGCGTTAGAATCTAACTTTTTTATAAGTTGAGTTAACTTTTTTTTATATGTCCAAAAAAAGAGACTGTCTCATTGAGACAGTCCCTTTCTATATTTCTTAAAACAAACCTGCTTTACAGGCAGAATCATTTTATGTGTAAGTATTATTTAACAATCTGGATTTCAACAGCTGAAAATCCTTTAGGAGACTTCTCTTTTTCGAAAGATACTTTGTTTCCTTTTTTTACCGGCTCCACACAGTTGTTGTTGTGGAAGAAGATATTTTCTTTGTTATTATCTTCGGTGATGAAGCCATACCCTTTTTCACTAAGGAAAGTAACAATTCCAGTTTTTCTTGGATCTTCCTCAATAATAGGAGCTGCTCCCAATTGAATATCATCAAGGTTTACTTCCTGTCTTTGTTCAGGTGGAGTAGATGTTAATCTTCCGAATTCATCTACATACATGTAGACGTCCTCCGCTCCTTTGTTGTTGTTCGTCTTACGATCTTCGCGTCTTAGCGCCTTTTCTTTTTGCTTTTGAATTTTTTTCTTGAAATTTTCCTTTTTAGAAAAAGAATCTGCCATAAATTATTTTTAGTATTTAGTTTCTATAAATTAATTGGTTCAATCTGGTCCGTTTTAGACCTTATAAAGCCTGGCTATGTTTTCTGTTTTGGATAATCCCAATCATACAGAGCTTTAAAATTCCGACAAGTATTGTTCTTAGTAGAAGAATAAAAGTTTAAAATATGGCTGCTCAAAAAGCAAAGACTGAATAAAAAATATTCGGGTCGTTACAGAAAACAAAGTATAGACTTGGTTATTTAATGTACAAATATACAACAATAAAATGAATTATCAGGTTTTAAATGATTGATTATCAGAAATGGTTTTACGGCAGATCTGCCGGGATACCTTTATAGTCTGAATGTAAGACGATAATGAGAGCCAGAACAAGGGCATAAAAAAATCCTCAGAAGACTGAGGATTATAAAAAAATATATTATAAAAATGAAGTGGTGTATAATACGGCTGGAAAAGCATCAAATGTTATGCCTAAAATTGATGCGTAATAGTGAATTATATAACTTTGTTTAATATGAAAGGGGTGTTTTGGGTCATATCTGGCTGGTAAATAGCATTCTATTAAAAAATGTTGTTTATAAAAAAAATAAATGTTTCTGTCTTAGTTTACATTGAGAATCATAATATCAGCTGATAATCACTTTGCAGTTTTCTAAAATTCCCGAAAACTTCACCATGTTGAGACCATTTTTATTATTCATCTTTGTCTCATTAACATTTAAAAATAAAATCGATGTCAACACAAAATGTAAAAGGAAAAGTTGTTTTAATTGCCGGAGGAGGTAAAAACCTTGGAGGACTTTTAAGTAGAGATTTTGCTGCGAAAGGAGCAAAACTGGCAATACATTATAACAGTGAAAGTTCAAAAGCAGATAGCGAAAAAACACTTGCTGAGGTACAGGCATTAGGAGCAGAAGCATTTTTGTTCCAGGGAGATCTTACCAAAGTAGACAATATTACAAAATTCTTTGATGAAACAATTTCCCGTTTCGGAGGGATTGATATTGCAATCAATACCGTAGGAATGGTACTGAAAAAACCATTTTCAGAGACTACAGAAGCGGAATATGATACCATGTTCAATGTCAATTCAAAATCAGCTTACTTCTTTTTGCAGGAAGCAGGTAAAAAACTGAACGATCACGGGAAGATCTGTACCATTGTTACTTCACTGCTGGCTGCTTACACAGGACTGTATTCTACTTATGCCGGAGCAAAGGCACCTGTAGAGCATTTTACAAGAGCTGCTTCTAAAGAATTCGGAGCAAGAGGAATTTCTGTAACTGCTGTAGCCCCTGGACCAATGGATACTCCTTTCTTCTATGGACAGGAAACAGATGATGCCGTTGCTTATCATAAATCAGCATCAGCATTGGGAGGACTTACAAATATAAAAGATATCGCTCCGCTGGTAGAATTTCTGGTAACAGAAGGCTGGTGGATTACCGGGCAGACCATTTTTGCTAACGGAGGATATACCACAAGATAATCTATCAGATAATCATAAAAAAGAAACTCACTGAAAACTGTTTTCAGTGAGTTTTTATTTTAGAAGAAAATCAGAAAATTAAGTGGTTTTTACCTTTCCTTTTTCCAATATACTTTTGATGATAAAGAATAAACCGAGAAGAATAAAAGGAATACTTAGCAGCTGTCCCATATTCAGAATCATTCCGTGCTCAAATTCTACCTGGTCTACCTTGATGAACTCAATCAGAATTCTCATAATGAAGATCAGCAGAATACTGATTCCGAAATAAAACCCTTTTCCGATTTTAAATATGTTTTTCTTATAAATAAAATACACAGAAAGGAAAATAATAAAATAAGAGATCGCTTCATAAAGTTGGGCAGGGTGTCTCGGAAGATTATCTACCTGATGGAAAATAAAAGCCCATGGAACGTCCGTAGGAACTCCTATGATCTCAGAATTCATAAGATTGGCAAGCCTTATAAAAGTACCACCCAACGGAAGTACAATCGCTATAGCATCTAAAACCGTCATGAACGGGATAGAAAATTTTCTCGCATAGATGAGAAGCATGATCACCAATCCGATACCACCACCATGGCTGGCAAGTCCTGCAAATCCTGTAAAGTGATAGGTTCCGTCTACTCCTTTCTGAATTGGCAGCAATATTTCAAGCGGATGCTGGGAATAATAATCAAAATCATAAAAAA is a genomic window containing:
- the queG gene encoding tRNA epoxyqueuosine(34) reductase QueG, whose product is MNAGAEKYSQLIKSKAKSFGFQSCGISKADFLEEDAPHLEKWLKNNYNGEMKYMENHFDKRLDPRLLVEGSKSVISLSYNYFPEEKISILENYKISKYAYAEDYHEVIKEILREMVAELQEEIGEFGFRVFVDSAPIMERSWARKSGIGWVGKNANLITKQNGSFYFLAEIICDLELIADHATTDHCGSCRKCIDACPTDAIVSEKIIDGSRCISYATIELKNEIPDYFKDKMEDWMFGCDICQDVCPWNRFSAPNKQSRFKPNEALKNFKKGEWKEITQEIFSEIFRKSPVKRTKFAGLKRNIEFLQKSSD
- a CDS encoding TIGR02117 family protein yields the protein MTVKTILMYLLKVVGIILGIVVIYVILGLLIPYIPVSAKNDGQKKEIPIYIYTNGVHTDIVMPVKNDLQDWSMKIPFANTKSKKTDYQYIGIGWGDKGFYLDTPTWADLKFSTAVKAAFWLSDSAMHCTYYNTMKEGDDCKMIMISRNQYENLVKFVEDKFDRDQNGNFMLIPTNAVYSDNDAFYDAKGTYSFLYTCNTWSNNALKAAGQKAALWTPSDFGIFQHYK
- a CDS encoding murein L,D-transpeptidase catalytic domain-containing protein, with translation MKGIYLFFIAFWLCSCSQEKKSSTIHTAEIPATIEKKPAADLSGIKMKAEEALKFCNSKNLNNDFCILIDMSLHSGVNRFFVWDFKNNKISKKYLVGHGCGSNSWSKDDSKANPGFSNEDGSHLSSLGKYKLEGRGYSDWGINIKYLMHGLEETNGNALKRFIVFHSWDMMSDDEVFPKGSPEGWGCPTVSNNAMKEIDPMIQYSKKPVLMWIYN
- a CDS encoding SRPBCC family protein yields the protein MKHTLFREQQLNCDIETAWKFFSSANNLSEITPKDMGFIVLTEMDDDEIYEGMLIDYYVSPLFGIKMKWQTEITHVDFQKSFIDFQKKGPYKLWNHHHEFIPNEEGVLMRDAIDYELPMGFLGEIAHRLFVKKKLEHIFDYRFRVLSKLF
- a CDS encoding efflux RND transporter periplasmic adaptor subunit yields the protein MYFKTVIICFMATLFAVSCSKDKEKNNKKDKEVPVLEIKEKDTLVSNQFVTDIQAKKNVEMRSRIGGIIQHIYVNEGQFVHQGQALFKINDAELQMELLKANATLKQTEADVRIAEVELKQIQSLHAKKFVANNELEMVKAKLSSAKAKHAFADAEKRTVLQKISFTRITAPFDGVIDVIPHKDGSLVENGTLLTTLSQLNEVYAYFSIPENLYFELLANDKIGSHQKIELTLPNGVNYQFNGALKTAEGEIDRATGSIRYKVLFPNPDRLIKHGTSGKLIISEQQNNAILIPQKSTFSIQDKTYVFVVDKQNKVKMTSIKIGTTLRDSYMVESGLKKGDLIIYEGTQSLKDGDIIKIKKKY
- a CDS encoding efflux RND transporter permease subunit, with translation MVEMFIRRKVLSLVISILFVLLGIMALLKMPITQFPDIVPPSVTVTAKYTGANAEVSANAVALPLERAINGVPGMTYMSTVTSNDGLTLIQVFFEVGIDPDVAAVNVQNRVTTILDELPEEVIRAGVTTEKEVNSMLMYLNITSTDPSQDEQFIYNFTDINVLQELKRIDGVGRAEIMGQKEYSMRVWLDPQKMAAYNISADEVITSLQKQNISAAPGKVGETSGKTSSQLQYVIKYKGKFFEPKQYEEVPIRSDVDGTILKLKDIAKVEFGAMNYGMVSKTDGRPSASIMMKQRPGSNASEVIESVKAKMEELKVTSFPPGMEYNMAYDVSRFLDASISAVLTTLIEAFILVGIVVFIFLQDWRSTLIPVLAVPVALVGTFAFMNMLDFSVNLLTLFALVLAIGIVVDNAIVVVEAVHVKMEEGMNAMDATISATKEIAGAVVAITIVMSAVFIPVAFLDGPVGVFYRQFSLTLAISIVISGVNALTLTPALCAIILKPHNHDKKKTIIDRAFQSFNTGFERLTNGYVSILSKFATRTTVTFGLLFLFVGLTFVTSKFLPTGFIPMEDQGMVYVSVTTPQGATVERTEKVLDEVTVIAKKINGVENVTTLAGYSIVTEIAGSSYGMAMINLKDWKERNISVNNLITELSDKTKSIADAQIEIFAPPTVPGFGNTSGFELRLLDRTGGTIENTDKITKDFVKKLNEAPELQNSFTSFDATFPQYMINVDYDMAAKKGVSVDNAMSTLQTMLGSYYATNFIRFSQMYKVMVQASPEHRDTPESILNLYLKNDKGEMIPFSTFITIEKVYGPEVLTRYNMYMSAMINGEPADGYSSGDAIAAVERVAKETLPRGFDVEWSGMTREEILSGNQTVYIFAICLLFVYLLLAAQYESFLLPMPVLLSLPTGIFGSYIALVLMGLDNNIYAQVALVMLIGLLAKNAILIVEFAVARNKQGYDIIPAAIEGARQRLRPILMTSFAFVAGLIPLCIASGAGAIGNRSIGTAAAGGMLIGTIFGLVVIPGLYIFFAKLENKKKDEKIKS
- a CDS encoding TolC family protein, with amino-acid sequence MKRLNHRNIIYGIASLSLVSCAVPKVTELKKAQELPEEIIKADNNKSPDEFQQINLKAYFTDPQLLELFDKVVQANPDFQIAQQRVEIANSFLQRSKMDLLPSLEVGVEASGNRYGKYTMEGVGNYDTNLSPNITEDQKINRNFTPNYGLGARSSWEIDAWGKLKNKKIAAQKKYLASTEGLRLLQVELFTDIANLYYQLVALDNRLAIYQKNYNLQQRAFEIVLAQREVGKATELAVQQFKAQNNNWLAEIEHIRVEIVTVEQAITTLTGSYGGDVKRGKILMPTNMEVLNKTINVEGVIHSRPDVAANYYVLEASQADAKAARAAFYPKIDLGAGFGLNSFSIETFFKPSSLAGQLLGGLMVPVFNKGQLKYEFKVANKEQEIAFLNYQKSITTAFNELQSILKQTKIYERVLKLKSEEVGFLDRGVEVSNDLYLTGYANYFELINSQKSKLTAELDLLQFQHQNTRNNVLLFKALGGKLD
- a CDS encoding cold shock domain-containing protein; translation: MADSFSKKENFKKKIQKQKEKALRREDRKTNNNKGAEDVYMYVDEFGRLTSTPPEQRQEVNLDDIQLGAAPIIEEDPRKTGIVTFLSEKGYGFITEDNNKENIFFHNNNCVEPVKKGNKVSFEKEKSPKGFSAVEIQIVK